One part of the Pseudemcibacter aquimaris genome encodes these proteins:
- a CDS encoding acyl-CoA thioesterase: protein MLQSDCPKGNLIETGGNLVDLSMCDQMGHMTVREYATVFDEASYELVKACGLELDGETGFVDLEMNMKFINEIREGGVFYVKSGFVKLGTSSFTAMHYMFSSLDDSLIASCEEKAVIFDLNKRKSEPMSDEFKKLASGFLVD from the coding sequence ATGCTACAAAGTGATTGTCCAAAAGGGAATTTAATTGAAACGGGCGGGAACCTCGTTGATCTTTCCATGTGTGATCAGATGGGCCATATGACCGTACGCGAATATGCGACCGTTTTTGATGAGGCCAGTTATGAACTGGTGAAAGCATGCGGGCTTGAATTGGACGGTGAAACCGGGTTTGTTGACCTGGAAATGAATATGAAATTCATCAATGAAATCCGCGAAGGTGGCGTGTTTTACGTAAAAAGCGGCTTTGTGAAGCTTGGCACATCGTCATTCACCGCTATGCACTATATGTTCAGCAGTCTTGATGACAGCCTTATCGCATCATGCGAGGAAAAAGCCGTCATCTTTGATCTTAATAAACGGAAATCAGAACCCATGAGTGATGAATTTAAAAAGCTCGCGTCTGGTTTCTTGGTTGATTAA
- the alr gene encoding alanine racemase has product MSIDQVLGNASAELHVDLAAIINNYETLKSQSDSATCAAVVKADAYGLGANKVAPALYHNTDCDTFFVAGLVEGVTLRNILPDAKIYVFNGLFADQVDTYLDHNITPILNDPSQVALWYGKKAPCGVHFDTGINRLGFTESQTEEFLNTPNDLNIDLVMSHFIQSEIARHPSNEMQLDKFERVRYQLPNAKGSLCNSGGVFLGRDYHFDLLRPGIMLYGGNPGLPVRPNGIKQAFELRAKILQIREIEPGMAVGYNSLWTAAEKSRIALLNVGYADGTLKTSDRKAKVWVGGHMADVIGKVSMDMIAIDITDDKFNHVTVTDYAEILGPNITLEMVAENSTLGHYELMTGIGPRYKKYYKV; this is encoded by the coding sequence ATGAGCATCGATCAGGTTCTTGGGAACGCGTCAGCGGAACTACACGTTGATCTTGCGGCAATCATCAATAATTATGAAACATTAAAAAGCCAGTCGGACAGTGCAACTTGCGCCGCCGTGGTTAAGGCCGACGCATATGGCCTTGGCGCGAATAAGGTCGCCCCTGCCCTTTATCATAATACGGATTGCGATACTTTCTTTGTGGCAGGTCTGGTTGAGGGCGTGACATTACGCAACATTTTACCGGACGCAAAAATTTATGTGTTTAACGGCCTTTTCGCGGATCAGGTAGATACTTATCTGGATCATAACATCACGCCGATTTTGAATGACCCGTCACAGGTGGCATTGTGGTACGGGAAAAAGGCACCATGCGGTGTTCATTTTGATACGGGGATTAACCGCCTTGGATTTACCGAAAGCCAAACCGAAGAATTCCTGAACACACCCAATGATTTAAATATCGATCTGGTCATGAGCCATTTTATCCAATCGGAAATAGCGCGTCACCCAAGCAATGAAATGCAGCTGGATAAATTCGAACGCGTTCGTTATCAACTGCCGAATGCGAAAGGCAGTCTATGTAATTCCGGCGGTGTATTTTTGGGCCGTGATTATCATTTTGATCTACTGCGTCCCGGTATCATGCTTTATGGCGGCAATCCGGGATTGCCAGTGCGTCCAAACGGTATTAAACAAGCATTTGAATTACGGGCAAAAATCCTGCAAATCCGTGAAATTGAACCGGGTATGGCGGTTGGTTATAATTCATTATGGACGGCGGCGGAAAAATCACGCATCGCGCTTCTGAATGTGGGATATGCCGACGGTACATTAAAAACAAGCGACCGTAAGGCCAAAGTATGGGTCGGCGGTCACATGGCAGATGTAATTGGTAAAGTATCCATGGATATGATCGCCATTGACATAACGGACGATAAATTTAACCACGTAACCGTTACAGACTATGCAGAAATACTGGGGCCAAATATAACACTTGAAATGGTGGCCGAAAACTCTACTCTAGGGCATTATGAATTAATGACGGGCATCGGTCCGCGTTATAAAAAATATTATAAGGTTTAA
- a CDS encoding replicative DNA helicase yields MDPHAVAEEDISYKEIPHNLEAEQALLGAILVNNEVLEKVQDFLLPEHFANGAHKKIFAACSTMIEKGQLVTPVTLKPFFEKDELLDEVGGGIYLSKLAASAITIINAVDYGLLIYDLSMRRGLIDLGTDIVNKAYEFDVEETSKEQIEEAEKKLYGMAESGTTEGGFKDFKTSAITAVNVIGNALRRKGELAGVTTGFNSVDRKIGGLHKSDLLIVAGRPAMGKTALATNIGFNAAKAYKHDKELGVPDSENKGAVVGFFSLEMSADQLASRILAEQAQLSSQDMRQGKLDQDQFNRLSRVAVELESLPFFIDDTPGLSIGALRTRARRLQRQHNLGLVIVDYLQLLRGSGKGGSENRVQEISEITRGLKGLAKELAIPVIALSQLSRTIESRDNKRPLLSDLRESGTIEQDADMVTFVYRPEYYHNQQQPDPGTPEHITWLEEGEKLFGMAEFIIGKQRHGPTGIIELKFEAEITKFSDLPVDEDHLPEKFE; encoded by the coding sequence ATGGACCCGCATGCTGTTGCGGAAGAGGACATTTCCTATAAGGAAATTCCTCATAACCTGGAAGCGGAACAAGCGCTTTTGGGCGCGATCCTTGTTAACAATGAAGTACTTGAAAAAGTACAGGATTTCCTGCTTCCTGAACATTTTGCCAACGGTGCTCATAAGAAAATATTCGCTGCCTGTTCAACGATGATTGAAAAAGGGCAATTGGTCACCCCCGTGACGTTAAAGCCGTTTTTTGAAAAAGATGAACTACTCGACGAAGTGGGCGGCGGTATTTACTTATCGAAACTCGCGGCATCGGCGATCACCATCATCAATGCGGTTGATTATGGCCTGCTTATTTATGATCTTTCCATGCGACGCGGTCTTATTGATCTGGGTACCGACATTGTAAATAAGGCATACGAGTTTGATGTTGAAGAAACATCAAAAGAACAGATCGAAGAAGCCGAGAAAAAATTATACGGCATGGCCGAAAGCGGCACCACAGAGGGCGGCTTTAAAGATTTTAAAACATCCGCCATCACCGCCGTGAATGTGATCGGTAACGCCCTTCGCCGTAAGGGTGAATTGGCCGGTGTTACAACAGGATTTAACAGTGTTGACCGTAAAATCGGTGGATTACATAAATCTGACCTTTTAATTGTTGCGGGTCGTCCGGCTATGGGTAAAACGGCGCTTGCCACCAACATTGGTTTTAATGCTGCCAAAGCATATAAACATGATAAAGAACTGGGTGTTCCCGACAGCGAAAACAAAGGGGCCGTTGTTGGTTTCTTCTCGCTCGAGATGTCAGCGGATCAGCTCGCCAGCCGTATTCTTGCGGAACAGGCACAATTATCATCACAGGACATGCGTCAGGGTAAATTGGATCAGGATCAGTTCAACCGCCTTTCCCGCGTTGCTGTGGAACTCGAAAGCCTTCCGTTTTTCATTGATGATACACCGGGCCTTTCCATTGGTGCCTTAAGAACCCGCGCTAGAAGGTTGCAAAGACAGCATAATCTGGGTCTTGTGATTGTTGATTATCTTCAGCTTCTACGTGGGTCCGGCAAGGGCGGCAGTGAAAACCGTGTGCAGGAAATTTCCGAAATCACACGTGGTCTTAAGGGCCTTGCGAAGGAACTCGCCATTCCGGTGATTGCGCTTTCGCAGCTAAGCCGTACTATCGAAAGCCGTGATAATAAACGCCCGCTTCTTTCTGATCTTCGTGAATCTGGAACCATTGAGCAGGACGCGGATATGGTGACATTCGTGTACCGTCCCGAATATTATCATAATCAGCAGCAACCTGACCCCGGCACACCGGAACATATCACCTGGCTTGAAGAAGGTGAGAAACTATTCGGCATGGCGGAATTTATCATTGGTAAACAGCGTCACGGCCCAACAGGCATCATCGAGCTTAAATTCGAAGCGGAAATCACCAAGTTTAGTGATTTACCAGTTGATGAAGACCATCTACCGGAAAAATTTGAGTAA
- a CDS encoding MlaE family ABC transporter permease, translating to MNFLAVIGRVVFSFLRAAGRVGLFAINGIRHIFLPPFYPRELFRQMMNIGYYSLPVVGLTTLFTGAALAVNIYEGSSRFNAESTLPTIVVIGIVRELGPTLCGLIVAGRVSASMAAELGTMRVTEQIDALTTLSTDPFKYLIAPRILATVIMMPLMLVVVADTIGVLGGYLLATAKLGFNSGNYIKSTVDFLEAIDVMASLTKAAVFGFFISLMGCYHGFNTRGGAQGVGISTTNAVVSACIMILLSNYVVTEMFFSS from the coding sequence ATGAATTTCTTGGCCGTCATCGGACGGGTTGTATTTTCTTTTTTACGGGCAGCGGGTCGTGTCGGGCTTTTCGCCATTAATGGTATTCGCCATATATTCTTGCCACCTTTTTATCCCCGTGAATTATTCCGCCAAATGATGAATATTGGCTATTATTCATTGCCAGTTGTCGGGTTAACCACACTGTTCACCGGTGCGGCGCTCGCGGTTAATATTTATGAGGGTAGTTCCCGTTTCAACGCAGAAAGCACGCTTCCCACAATCGTGGTGATTGGTATTGTCCGTGAACTTGGCCCGACGCTTTGCGGCCTTATTGTCGCGGGACGCGTCAGCGCATCCATGGCGGCGGAACTAGGCACCATGCGTGTGACGGAACAAATTGACGCCCTTACCACCCTTTCAACCGATCCTTTTAAATATTTAATCGCACCGCGCATTCTTGCGACCGTGATTATGATGCCGCTGATGCTTGTTGTTGTTGCGGATACAATTGGTGTGCTTGGTGGGTATCTGCTTGCAACCGCGAAGCTTGGCTTTAACAGCGGCAATTACATTAAATCCACCGTTGATTTCTTAGAAGCAATTGACGTGATGGCCAGTTTAACCAAAGCGGCCGTGTTTGGTTTCTTTATTTCATTAATGGGATGTTATCACGGATTTAATACCCGTGGCGGCGCACAAGGGGTTGGCATTTCAACCACCAATGCGGTTGTTTCCGCCTGTATTATGATCCTGCTATCCAATTATGTCGTGACGGAGATGTTCTTTTCATCATGA
- the purF gene encoding amidophosphoribosyltransferase produces the protein MTDHHTPSNSSPLPLTTSPFDDDKFHDECGVFGVYNTPEASTHAVLGLHSLQHRGQEAAGIVSFHEGQFYSHKSLGHVADNFNTQPVISSLPGNSAIGHVRYSTSGGAGLRNVQPLFADLASGGFAVAHNGNLTNALTLRKQLVQKGAIFQSTSDSEVVIHLIATSTYLNLQDKFIDAMRRIEGAFAFVALAEDCLIGARDPLGVRPLVLGKLHDDSYIFASETCALDIIGADYIRDVEPGEVVTISEKGLESTKPFPSVSPRPCIFEHVYFSRPDSLTSGTSVYKVRKNIGRELAKECQLNADLVVPVPDSGVPAAIGYAQEAGIPFELGIIRNHYVGRTFIEPSDTIRHLGVKLKHNANRGELDGKIVVLIDDSIVRGTTSVKIVDMVRQAGAKEVHMYIASPPTTDPCYYGVDTPDKEKLLASNMTIDEMAEHIGADSLKFISIDGLYRAVGEDNRNKECPQYCDACFSGEYPTPLTDNNASDADKQFSLLTDSRA, from the coding sequence ATGACGGATCATCATACGCCTTCGAATTCTTCGCCCCTTCCTTTAACCACGTCACCATTTGATGACGATAAATTCCACGATGAATGTGGTGTTTTTGGTGTTTATAATACACCGGAAGCCTCGACCCATGCGGTGCTTGGGCTTCATTCACTGCAACACCGCGGACAGGAAGCCGCCGGCATCGTTAGTTTCCATGAAGGACAGTTTTATTCCCACAAGTCGCTTGGCCACGTTGCGGATAACTTTAACACCCAGCCGGTGATTTCGTCACTACCCGGAAACAGTGCCATTGGCCACGTCCGTTATTCCACATCGGGCGGTGCGGGACTTCGTAATGTTCAGCCATTATTTGCTGATCTTGCAAGCGGCGGATTCGCCGTTGCCCATAACGGCAATCTGACCAATGCACTTACGCTACGTAAGCAGCTTGTGCAAAAAGGTGCGATTTTCCAATCAACATCCGATTCAGAAGTTGTCATCCATCTGATCGCGACAAGCACATATCTGAACTTACAAGATAAATTTATTGATGCAATGCGCCGGATTGAAGGCGCATTTGCATTCGTGGCCCTTGCTGAAGATTGCCTGATCGGTGCGCGTGACCCACTTGGTGTGCGTCCGCTTGTTCTTGGTAAGCTACATGACGACAGTTATATTTTTGCCTCGGAAACATGTGCACTTGATATTATCGGCGCGGATTATATCCGTGACGTTGAACCGGGCGAAGTTGTCACCATTTCTGAAAAGGGACTGGAAAGCACAAAACCATTTCCATCAGTCAGCCCGCGCCCGTGTATTTTTGAACATGTGTATTTCTCACGTCCAGACAGCCTGACAAGCGGCACCAGCGTTTATAAGGTTCGTAAAAACATAGGCCGTGAACTGGCGAAAGAATGTCAGTTAAATGCCGACCTTGTTGTTCCTGTTCCGGATAGTGGCGTTCCCGCCGCCATCGGATACGCTCAAGAAGCAGGCATTCCGTTTGAACTGGGTATCATCAGAAACCATTATGTGGGCCGTACATTCATTGAACCGTCTGATACCATTCGTCACTTGGGCGTAAAGCTTAAGCATAATGCAAACCGTGGTGAGCTTGACGGTAAGATTGTTGTGCTAATTGATGATAGTATCGTTCGCGGTACAACATCGGTTAAAATCGTTGATATGGTTCGCCAAGCTGGCGCAAAAGAAGTGCATATGTATATCGCATCACCGCCAACAACCGATCCATGTTATTACGGTGTTGATACACCGGATAAAGAAAAGCTACTCGCATCCAACATGACCATTGATGAAATGGCAGAACATATCGGCGCAGACAGCCTTAAATTCATTTCCATTGATGGGCTTTACCGTGCGGTTGGCGAAGATAACCGTAACAAAGAATGCCCACAATATTGCGATGCTTGCTTTAGCGGTGAATACCCAACACCACTAACCGATAACAATGCATCCGATGCGGATAAACAATTTTCATTATTAACGGATAGCCGCGCATGA
- a CDS encoding SDR family NAD(P)-dependent oxidoreductase, with translation MTLQGKVAIVTGASRGIGRATAVALAEQGAHIIAIARTVGSLEDLDDKIKAVSGENATLVPLDLTDYDAIDRLGGVIYEKWGKLDILVGNAGFLGDITPVSHLKPKTFDKLMNINVTANFRLIRSLDPLLRAADHGRAVFMGSSNVARNPRHFWGGYATSKAALECLVKTYAQEVEMSNLRVNILNPGPIRTAMRAKAAPGEDPNSLDTPEDLMPLMLQLCSEEFTDNGIVADYKMWKEDKNNFFF, from the coding sequence ATGACCCTGCAAGGAAAAGTCGCCATTGTAACCGGCGCGTCACGTGGCATTGGCCGCGCTACTGCTGTCGCCCTTGCTGAACAAGGCGCCCACATCATCGCAATCGCCAGAACCGTTGGTTCGCTTGAAGACTTAGATGATAAAATCAAAGCCGTCAGCGGTGAAAACGCGACATTAGTACCGCTTGATCTAACCGATTATGACGCCATTGACCGTCTTGGTGGGGTGATTTATGAAAAATGGGGCAAGCTTGATATTTTGGTGGGTAACGCGGGCTTCCTTGGTGACATCACACCGGTTAGCCATCTTAAACCAAAAACATTTGATAAACTGATGAATATCAATGTAACCGCCAATTTCCGCCTGATCAGATCACTTGATCCGCTATTACGCGCCGCGGACCATGGCCGTGCCGTCTTTATGGGTTCATCCAATGTCGCTAGAAACCCGCGTCATTTCTGGGGCGGTTACGCGACCAGTAAAGCCGCACTGGAATGTCTGGTAAAAACCTATGCGCAGGAAGTTGAAATGTCAAACCTGCGTGTGAATATTTTAAACCCAGGGCCAATCAGAACGGCAATGCGCGCGAAAGCGGCCCCAGGCGAAGATCCAAATTCACTGGATACACCAGAAGACTTGATGCCATTAATGCTGCAGTTATGTTCCGAAGAATTCACCGACAATGGTATCGTCGCGGATTATAAAATGTGGAAAGAAGATAAGAATAACTTCTTCTTTTAA
- the radA gene encoding DNA repair protein RadA — protein MARPKRIYVCNSCGSTYSKWAGQCEGCGEWNTLTEEASENSPTGLGKSSNAKGNIIELSALKGEDEALPRMKSGIGEFDRVTGGGLVPGSAILIGGDPGIGKSTILLQSMSKLADGGHKTVYISGEESVAQVRMRAKRLGLAESNVELGSETNLRDILATLSKGDCPDVVVIDSIQTMYADTIESAPGTVAQVRTSAQELIRFAKKKNVCVLLVGHVTKDGQIAGPRVMEHMVDTVLYFEGDRGHQFRILRAVKNRFGGTDEIGVFEMGELGLSEVSNPSALFLGDRDGDVVGSAVFAGMEGSRPMLVEVQALVAQSSLGTPRRAVVGWDSARLAMIIAVLDARCGLGLGAFDIYLNVAGGLKISEPAADLAVAAALISSLSGDPIAEETVIFGEIALSGEIRPVGQADARLKEAEKLGFTQAFIPSKMKFKNKKIKTAELDQLIKLVDIIAPNLGE, from the coding sequence ATGGCAAGACCAAAACGCATTTATGTTTGTAATTCATGCGGCAGCACATATTCAAAATGGGCGGGCCAATGCGAAGGGTGCGGCGAATGGAATACCCTTACTGAGGAAGCATCGGAAAACAGCCCTACCGGCCTTGGCAAATCATCAAACGCCAAAGGCAACATCATTGAATTATCCGCATTAAAGGGCGAAGACGAAGCCCTGCCCCGAATGAAATCGGGCATTGGTGAATTTGACCGCGTTACTGGCGGCGGCCTTGTGCCCGGTTCAGCGATCCTGATCGGTGGTGATCCGGGTATTGGTAAATCAACCATTCTTTTACAATCCATGAGCAAGCTTGCCGATGGCGGCCATAAAACCGTTTATATTTCCGGCGAGGAATCCGTGGCCCAGGTTAGAATGCGTGCGAAACGTCTGGGACTTGCGGAAAGTAATGTTGAACTGGGATCAGAAACCAATCTTCGCGATATCCTTGCCACCCTTTCAAAGGGCGACTGCCCGGATGTTGTGGTGATCGACAGTATCCAGACCATGTATGCGGACACCATCGAATCCGCCCCCGGAACGGTGGCGCAGGTTCGCACATCCGCGCAGGAATTAATCCGGTTCGCGAAAAAGAAAAATGTATGCGTTCTTCTGGTCGGGCATGTCACCAAAGACGGACAAATTGCTGGCCCACGCGTGATGGAACATATGGTTGATACCGTTCTTTATTTCGAAGGGGATCGCGGCCATCAATTCAGAATTTTACGCGCGGTGAAAAACCGTTTCGGTGGCACTGATGAAATCGGTGTCTTTGAAATGGGTGAACTGGGGCTGTCCGAAGTATCAAACCCGTCTGCATTATTCCTTGGGGACCGTGACGGTGATGTGGTTGGTTCCGCCGTATTTGCGGGCATGGAAGGGTCACGCCCAATGCTTGTTGAGGTACAAGCACTTGTGGCGCAAAGTTCCCTTGGCACACCTCGCCGCGCTGTTGTTGGGTGGGATAGCGCGCGTCTTGCGATGATTATCGCTGTGCTTGATGCCAGATGTGGTCTTGGGCTTGGGGCCTTTGATATTTATTTAAATGTGGCGGGCGGCCTTAAAATTTCAGAACCAGCAGCCGACCTTGCGGTTGCGGCGGCGCTTATATCATCATTATCCGGTGACCCGATCGCCGAAGAAACGGTTATTTTTGGTGAAATCGCGCTGTCCGGGGAAATCAGACCAGTCGGACAAGCGGACGCCAGATTAAAAGAAGCGGAAAAGCTTGGCTTTACCCAAGCCTTTATTCCGTCAAAAATGAAGTTTAAAAATAAGAAAATAAAAACAGCCGAGCTTGACCAACTGATCAAACTTGTGGATATAATCGCACCAAATCTTGGTGAATAA
- a CDS encoding DUF4288 domain-containing protein codes for MTNYNDKEWYSVKIELICNVSNKNTDDETLYEESTRIYKADSEVQAKIIAEKDIRENICEYKNPDGDNVSWEFIKILDVQALYEKEIFEGMEVYSHLRWGVALKQGSSL; via the coding sequence ATGACAAATTATAATGACAAAGAATGGTATTCAGTGAAAATTGAATTGATTTGTAATGTTAGCAATAAGAATACAGATGATGAAACTTTGTATGAAGAAAGTACCAGGATTTATAAAGCTGATAGTGAAGTTCAAGCTAAAATAATAGCTGAAAAAGATATAAGAGAAAATATCTGTGAATATAAAAACCCTGATGGCGATAATGTCTCTTGGGAATTTATTAAAATACTGGATGTCCAAGCATTATATGAAAAAGAGATTTTTGAGGGGATGGAAGTATACTCTCATTTAAGATGGGGAGTTGCTTTGAAACAAGGTTCGTCACTCTGA
- a CDS encoding 3-keto-5-aminohexanoate cleavage protein, giving the protein MAKKKNIIITCAVTGSIYTPTMSDHLPVTGSEIATAAIDAADAGASIVHLHARDPENGRPSAKVDDFMGFIPQIHQATDAVLNISTGGSSLMTLDQRLAPARHIAPEMCSLNMGAMNFGIFTLKDRYDDWKHDWEPELLNATRSTTFKNTYEDIDNILSDLGDGQGAKFEFECYDMGHIDTLGYYLKTGKVKAPLYIQFVMGVMGGIGASPENLMAMKNHADRVLGPENFEFSVLGAGLQQIPLATMAVILGGNVRVGLEDSLIMPDKQLATSNAAQVQKIRTIIKELGYNIAEPDEARERLGLKGRDKINATK; this is encoded by the coding sequence ATGGCGAAAAAGAAAAATATTATTATCACCTGCGCAGTGACAGGTTCCATCTATACTCCGACCATGAGCGACCACCTTCCGGTGACGGGCTCAGAGATCGCAACAGCGGCAATCGATGCGGCGGATGCCGGTGCATCCATTGTTCATTTGCATGCACGTGATCCGGAAAACGGCCGCCCCAGTGCCAAGGTAGATGATTTTATGGGCTTTATCCCGCAAATTCATCAGGCAACAGACGCGGTGTTAAATATTTCAACGGGTGGCAGTTCGTTAATGACGTTGGATCAACGTCTTGCGCCCGCGCGCCATATCGCGCCGGAAATGTGTTCACTTAACATGGGGGCGATGAATTTCGGTATTTTTACCTTAAAAGACAGGTATGATGACTGGAAACATGATTGGGAACCGGAATTACTGAATGCGACAAGAAGCACCACATTCAAAAACACATACGAAGACATCGATAATATCTTAAGCGACCTTGGTGACGGGCAGGGGGCAAAGTTTGAATTTGAATGTTATGACATGGGCCATATTGATACGCTGGGTTATTACCTTAAAACCGGCAAAGTAAAAGCACCGCTTTATATTCAGTTTGTCATGGGGGTAATGGGCGGTATTGGCGCCAGCCCGGAAAACCTTATGGCCATGAAAAATCATGCTGACCGTGTTTTGGGCCCGGAAAATTTTGAATTTTCGGTGCTTGGGGCGGGCTTGCAACAAATACCACTGGCGACAATGGCGGTGATTTTAGGAGGCAATGTACGCGTCGGGTTAGAGGACAGTTTAATCATGCCTGATAAGCAGCTTGCCACCAGCAACGCAGCGCAAGTTCAAAAAATTCGCACAATTATCAAGGAATTAGGGTATAATATAGCTGAGCCGGATGAGGCACGCGAACGATTGGGACTTAAAGGAAGGGACAAAATAAATGCTACAAAGTGA
- a CDS encoding ABC transporter ATP-binding protein: protein MNNIVPKISLKGLNKRFGDKVVLNSIDLDVMPGENMVIIGGSGSGKSVTLKCILGLLEPNGGSIKIDGQEMVGIKPNDRKKVLNKFGMLFQGAALFDSLPVWENVAFGLLAQRLYNRKDAKEIAIEKLRRVGLSPDVGKLSPAELSGGMQKRVGLARAIAANPEIIFFDEPTTGLDPIMSDVINELIVECVKDVGATGLTITHDMSSVRKIADNVAMLYHGDMIWTGPKDKIDQSGNDYIDQFINGKAEGPIKMEILKG from the coding sequence ATGAATAATATCGTTCCGAAAATAAGCCTAAAGGGCCTAAACAAACGCTTTGGTGACAAGGTTGTGTTAAATAGCATCGACCTTGATGTGATGCCGGGCGAAAATATGGTGATTATTGGTGGTTCCGGTTCCGGTAAATCAGTGACGCTTAAATGTATTTTGGGGCTTTTGGAACCCAATGGCGGCAGCATCAAAATTGATGGTCAAGAAATGGTCGGCATCAAACCCAATGACCGAAAAAAAGTTTTAAATAAATTCGGCATGCTGTTTCAGGGTGCGGCCCTGTTCGATAGTTTACCTGTATGGGAAAATGTGGCGTTCGGCTTACTGGCGCAGCGCCTTTATAACCGTAAAGACGCAAAAGAAATCGCCATTGAAAAGCTTCGCCGCGTGGGCCTTAGCCCCGATGTGGGTAAATTAAGCCCGGCGGAATTATCCGGCGGAATGCAGAAACGTGTGGGCCTTGCCCGTGCTATTGCTGCGAACCCGGAAATTATATTCTTTGATGAACCGACAACGGGCCTTGACCCAATTATGTCTGATGTGATTAACGAATTAATCGTTGAATGCGTAAAAGATGTGGGTGCAACAGGACTTACCATTACCCATGACATGTCATCTGTGCGAAAAATCGCCGATAATGTTGCCATGCTGTATCATGGAGATATGATCTGGACCGGACCAAAAGACAAAATCGACCAAAGCGGCAATGATTATATTGACCAATTCATTAACGGTAAGGCCGAAGGGCCGATCAAAATGGAAATCCTGAAAGGATAA
- a CDS encoding CvpA family protein produces MNKRKDKTINAIDIAVLIVIGASVVIAITRGFTTEALSLVAWVAAIIVTLQGHPYLYPIIVDFVQPDFMASMITYAALGIFSLIIFKFIAVMVGKMIKESHIGALDRGLGALFGMLRGMLIVSFLYLLTTPFYSPGNYPEWFEEAKSRPLIEYGASVINALNPYKDDIDFEERRKDMEALDRLKDMVPSFPTESGDAGYEQKNRDELDKLIKESSNT; encoded by the coding sequence GTGAATAAGAGAAAGGATAAGACCATTAACGCTATTGATATTGCAGTATTAATTGTTATCGGCGCATCCGTTGTTATCGCAATTACCCGTGGGTTCACCACAGAAGCACTTAGTCTTGTTGCATGGGTTGCAGCGATTATCGTGACCTTACAAGGCCATCCTTATCTTTATCCCATTATCGTTGATTTCGTTCAGCCGGACTTTATGGCCAGCATGATCACCTATGCCGCGCTGGGTATATTCAGTTTGATTATTTTCAAATTCATTGCGGTGATGGTCGGTAAAATGATCAAAGAAAGCCATATTGGCGCACTTGACCGTGGCCTTGGCGCATTATTCGGCATGCTGCGCGGTATGTTGATCGTAAGTTTTCTTTACTTACTAACAACACCATTTTATTCACCGGGCAATTACCCAGAATGGTTTGAAGAGGCAAAATCAAGACCGCTTATTGAATATGGCGCAAGCGTTATCAATGCATTAAACCCATATAAAGATGACATTGATTTCGAAGAACGTAGAAAAGATATGGAAGCGCTAGACCGCTTGAAAGATATGGTTCCGTCGTTCCCAACCGAAAGCGGTGACGCCGGATATGAACAGAAAAATCGTGATGAACTTGATAAATTAATAAAAGAAAGTTCAAATACATAA